A genome region from Glycine max cultivar Williams 82 chromosome 5, Glycine_max_v4.0, whole genome shotgun sequence includes the following:
- the LOC100785300 gene encoding probable methyltransferase At1g29790 — protein sequence MGFTFSTMTLNLVLLMAMVATNILSLYHLSSTLQSPKSPKPPPPVPDQLLHQLHTIRATISHLTRLQNTHNPAQKSTIPSDLLLYSHLSPIASSCHNHPELLHKYMTYIPFSLCPSDSDLAESLILRGCHPLPRRRCFSKTPQKPPVSLPENPFPSSLPDNAVIWDHYSCKSFDCLNKQNPNLGFEPSRDISRFNSYKTDLDLPIQQLLQIAAAAKSALRLGLDVGGGTGSFAASMRLRNVTVVTTTMNVAVPNSEAVALRGLVPLHVPLQQRLPLFDGVVDLVRCGRAVNRWIPLTVMEFLLLDVDRVLRGGGYLWVDHFFSKVVDLEKVYAPLIGKLGYKKVKWATGNKTDASGVKNGEVYLTALLQKPVSR from the coding sequence ATGGGTTTCACCTTCAGCACCATGACCCTCAACCTGGTCCTCCTAATGGCCATGGTTGCCACCAACATCCTCTCCCTCTACCACCTCTCCTCCACCCTCCAATCCCCCAAATCCCCCAAACCACCCCCACCAGTCCCCGACCAACTCCTCCACCAGCTCCACACCATACGCGCCACCATCAGTCACCTCACTCGCCTCCAGAACACCCACAACCCAGCACAAAAATCCACCATCCCCTCAGATCTACTCTTATACTCCCACCTCTCCCCAATAGCCTCTTCTTGCCACAACCACCCCGAACTCCTCCACAAGTACATGACTTACATTCCCTTCTCTCTCTGCCCCTCCGATTCTGACCTCGCCGAATCCCTAATCCTACGCGGTTGTCACCCCCTCCCCCGCCGCCGCTGCTTCTCCAAAACCCCGCAAAAACCCCCCGTTTCCCTTCCTGAAAACCCCTTCCCCTCCTCCCTCCCTGACAACGCCGTAATTTGGGACCATTACTCTTGCAAATCCTTCGATTGCTTGAACAAACAAAACCCCAACCTCGGTTTTGAACCTTCTCGGGATATTTCGAGGTTCAATTCGTATAAGACCGATTTGGATCTCCCGATCCAGCAGTTGTTACAGATCGCGGCGGCCGCGAAGTCGGCGCTGCGCCTCGGCCTCGACGTCGGCGGCGGCACCGGCTCCTTTGCCGCCTCGATGAGGCTCCGCAACGTGACCGTGGTGACCACGACCATGAACGTGGCGGTGCCGAACAGCGAGGCCGTCGCACTGCGGGGGCTCGTGCCGCTGCACGTGCCCCTGCAGCAGCGGCTGCCGCTGTTCGACGGCGTCGTGGATCTGGTGCGGTGCGGGCGCGCCGTGAACCGGTGGATTCCTTTGACGGTGATGGAGTTTCTGCTGCTGGATGTGGACAGGGTGCTGAGGGGCGGAGGGTACCTTTGGGTGGACCATTTTTTCAGCAAAGTGGTGGACCTTGAGAAGGTGTATGCGCCGTTGATTGGGAAATTAGGGTACAAGAAGGTGAAGTGGGCGACGGGGAATAAGACCGATGCCAGTGGCGTCAAGAATGGAGAAGTTTACTTGACTGCGTTGCTGCAGAAGCCTGTGTCCAGATGA
- the LOC100785991 gene encoding uncharacterized protein, whose product MDFFFPLAILVMILGTPYSSASGKSESNVKTAVFLSPKFELGPGSVANKYDYDIDFPRGHIALKSFNAEVVDEAGNPVPLHETYLHHWVVGRYYQPKYVTTHTNYDGHRILHNSDHIFVRNSGICQRDILGQYYGLGSETRGTATDVPDPFGIVVGDHAEIPEGYEEKWLVNIHAIDTRGVVDKMGCTECRCDLYNVTKDEYGEFLRPDYKGGLKCCYDQTQCRLREGFEGPKRSLYLRYTVKWVEWDKFIVPVKIYILDVTDTLKISDDSGEMIPEHDCRVEYEVEYCSTGQKNGNGCLDGKRTSLPIQKGGYVIYGVAHQHSGGTGSTLYGQDGRVICSSIPSYGKGKEAGNEADYIVGMSTCYPRPGSVKIIDGETLTLESNYSSSREHTGVMGLFYLLVAEQLPDQHFRHTSRSSFFMNINSIFH is encoded by the exons ATGGATTTCTTTTTTCCATTGGCAATACTTGTGATGATATTAGGCACACCATACTCTAGTGCTTCTGGAAAGAGTGAAAGTAATGTGAAAACAGCTGTTTTTCTGTCTCCTAAGTTTGAACTTGGACCGGGATCGGTtgcaaataaatatgattatgATATTGATTTTCCAAGAGGTCATATAGCACTTAAGAGTTTCAATGCAGAGGTAGTTGATGAAGCAGGGAACCCTGTGCCTCTTCATGAAACTTATCTCCACCACTGGGTTGTTGGAAGATACTATCAACCTAAATATGTGACGACACACACAAACTATGATGGACATAGGATACTTCACAACTCTGACCATATATTTGTGAGGAACAGCGGCATATGCCAGAGAGATATTCTAGGACAATACTATGGCCTTGGATCTGAAACACGAGGAACAGCTACGGATGTTCCTGATCCTTTTGGGATAGTTGTAGGTGATCATGCAGAAATTCCTGAAGGGTATGAGGAGAAGTGGCTGGTTAATATCCACGCCATTGATACACGCGGTGTAGTGGATAAGATGGGGTGCACTGAGTGTAGGTGTGACCTTTACAATGTTACAAAGGATGAATATGGGGAGTTTCTAAGGCCAGATTATAAAGGAGGTTTGAAATGTTGCTATGATCAAACACAGTGCAGGCTGAGGGAAGGCTTTGAGGGCCCTAAGAGGAGCCTCTACCTAAGATACACTGTAAAGTGGGTTGAGTGGGACAAGTTTATAGTGCCTGTAAAGATTTATATACTTGATGTCACTGATACTTTAAAAATATCAGATGATTCTGGTGAAATGATCCCTGAGCATGATTGCCGG GTTGAGTATGAAGTTGAATATTGCAGCACTGGCCAAAAGAATGGTAATGGCTGTCTTGATGGGAAGAGAACAAGCCTCCCAATACAAAAGGGTGGTTATGTCATATATGGGGTTGCTCATCAGCATTCAGGTGGCACTGGATCAACTCTATATGGACAG GATGGAAGGGTTATATGTTCCTCAATACCGAGTTATGGAAAGGGAAAGGAAGCAGGAAATGAAGCAGACTACATTGTAGGAATGAGCACATGTTATCCTCGACCAGGTTCTGTAAAGATAATTGATGGTGAGACTTTAACTCTAGAATCTAACTATAGCAGCAGCCGTGAGCACACTGGAGTGATGGGGCTTTTCTATCTATTGGTGGCAGAACAGCTTCCAGACCAACACTTCAGACATACCTctcgttcttcattctttatGAATATAAATAGTATATTTCATTGA
- the LOC100785835 gene encoding 26S proteasome non-ATPase regulatory subunit 8 homolog A-like, which translates to MDPKLKEVSQLFDRFKASFIRNDFDTCSNLLSQLKVLLTGFRSLPPLFADTPNAVHELTIARDIYEHAVVLSVKNEDQDAFERDFFQLKPYYTDACNRLPPSPQEYPILGLNLLRLLVQNRIAEFHTELELLSSAALENPCIKHAVELEQSFMEGAYNRVLSARQTVPHDTYVYFMDLLAKTVRDEIAGCSEKAYDYLSIKDAKQMLLFSSDQELLEYIKEEHPEWEIKNGSVFFQKAKESAPCKEIPSLQLINQTLSYARELERIV; encoded by the exons ATGGATCCGAAGCTAAAAGAGGTTTCTCAGCTCTTCGATCGCTTTAAGGCTTCGTTTATCAGGAACGACTTTGATACCTGTTCCAATCTCCTTTCTCAGCTAAAG GTGTTACTTACAGGTTTCAGAAGCCTTCCACCGTTGTTTGCAGATACACCTAATGCAGTTCATGAATTAACAATAGCAA GGGATATATACGAGCATGCTGTTGTCCTTAGTGTGAAAAATGAGGATCAAGATGCTTTTGAAAGGGATTTCTTCCAGTTGAAGCCTTATTATACAGATGCCTG CAATCGACTTCCACCATCTCCTCAGGAGTACCCAATTCTGGGTCTCAACCTGTTGAGATTACTTGTGCAGAATAGGATTGCTGAATTCCATACTGAGTTGGAATTGCTTTCATCTGCTGCTCTTGAGAATCCTTGCATTAAGCATGCTGTGGAGTTGGAACAATCTTTTATGGAAGGGGCTTACAATCGTGTCTTGAGTGCACGACAGACAGTGCCACATGATACATACGTTTATTTTATGGATCTTTTGGCAAAGACTGTCAG AGATGAAATAGCTGGTTGCAGTGAGAAGGCCTATGACTATCTTTCAATTAAGGATGCTAAGCAAATGTTGCTGTTCTCCTCTGACCAGGAACTCCTTGAATATATTAAAGAG GAGCATCCTGAGTGGGAGATTAAGAATGGTAGTGTCTTTTTCCAAAAGGCAAAAGAATCTGCACCTTGCAAAGAAATACCCTCTCTGCAGCTCATCAACCAGACGCTTAGTTATGCTAGGGAGTTGGAGAGGATTGTCTGA